The following DNA comes from Desulfobaculum xiamenense.
GTCTGCTGTTTTTGCGGCAAGGCAGTAGAGCCGGAGCAGTATCCCGGTTCTGAAACGTCGCAGTTCACCTTTGAAGCATCCGCGGAATCATGAATTATTGCGCAGCCATGTGCTCGGAGGCTGTCTCGAATGATGACGAAGTGATCGCGTCCGCTGCCGAAGGTCCGCGTGTACTGATCCTTATTCAACCCAAAGCATCCAATTGTACATCTGCTAAATAAAAGCGGCGCTGACCAAACGATCCGCGCCGCTTCAATATCCCACCAAAATCAACCACCATCCCACCATCAACACTCCAACACCGTCAACGAATCACCTCCGCTCCAAGTGCCAAATCAACCGCAACCCAATGCCAATTCATCCGTGCTTACAGCTAAATTACCCCTGCCAGCACGAACACGGGGGAGTTTAAAATGTTCCACAAAATGTTCCGCACAAAAAAAGGGTTCACGGGAGATTCCCGTAAACCCTTGTATTCTCTGGAGCCAGCGCGGAGATTTGAACTCCGGACCTGCTGATTACGAAAACCGATGCAGAGTGTGCGCAGAAGTGTTTTACATTGTCGTCGTTGAGTTTCGCAGTGCCTGTATGTGTTGACTTGCCGCGTAACGGTGCGTAGCTATCCCCTATGGTGTGGGACACATGTGGGACAGAGAAGCGGGGCGTGGGACAATGAGATCGAAGCGCATTCCTACGGGCATTCCGGGTATTTGCTATCGTGAGCATGCAGAGCGCCGCCATGGGCGCTATGCTGACAGGTATTACATCCTTCGCTACCGCAGCGCTGGGCGCGTGGTCGAGGAGGGCGTGGGTTGGGCCAGCGAGGGCGCCACGCTCGAATACTGCCAGGAGCTGATGGCGAAGATCCGCCGCAACCTGCGCACGGGCGACGGTCCCCAATCCCTCGCCTTGATGCGCGAGGAGTCGGCTCGCCGTCGCGACGCCGAGCGTGCCGAGCGCGAGCAGCGCGAGTTCGCCGCGCGTGTGGCCGCCGTGACGTTCGATGATGTTTCGGCGCGCTATCTGGAGTGGGCGAAGCGCAACAAGCGCACATGGCGAGACGACGAGCGCACGCTTCGCCTTCACGTCTGTCCCGAGCTGGGGCGTTTGCGGATGTCGGATGTAACGTCGGCCCGCGTGAATGCACTCAAGGGCGTTCTGGAGGACAAGGCACCGCAGCGAGGCCGGGCCGAGCGCCTTGCCCCCGCGACGATCCTGAACGTCATTGCCCTTGTGCGCGAGGTTTTCAACTTTGCCACCGCCACGCCCTACGATTGCGACCATCCGGAGCTTCGGCTGTTCAGCGGCGAGAATCCCGCCGCGTTCAATCGTTTTTCGGTGGGCGTCTCTCTGCCGCGTGTGGACAACCGCACCCTGCGCGTGCTGTTTGAGGACGAGTTTCAGCGTCTGCAATCCGCGTCCATGGCGTACAGCATCGACCAGTATGACGCGCAGGCGATTGCGTGGCACACGGGGATGCGGCGCGAGGAGATATTGAGTCTTCGCCGGGAGCATGTGTCGCTTCTTGGTCGGTCCTTC
Coding sequences within:
- a CDS encoding tyrosine-type recombinase/integrase → MRSKRIPTGIPGICYREHAERRHGRYADRYYILRYRSAGRVVEEGVGWASEGATLEYCQELMAKIRRNLRTGDGPQSLALMREESARRRDAERAEREQREFAARVAAVTFDDVSARYLEWAKRNKRTWRDDERTLRLHVCPELGRLRMSDVTSARVNALKGVLEDKAPQRGRAERLAPATILNVIALVREVFNFATATPYDCDHPELRLFSGENPAAFNRFSVGVSLPRVDNRTLRVLFEDEFQRLQSASMAYSIDQYDAQAIAWHTGMRREEILSLRREHVSLLGRSFKVLDTKTGANRVVDWSDELAPVVERRLEMPGDWLFPGRDGSYRNPDSITRGFARVAERVGLNEGIADKRLFVTFKTLRASFAVRMLAAGMDLRNLQLQMGHADITTTSRCYLPLVESFKREAVARAAQRAKILDFKAAR